The following DNA comes from cyanobiont of Ornithocercus magnificus.
CCTGGGAAGCTCTCGGCAACAAGTGGAGCAGCCTCATTTCGTTGGCTAACATGTGCTGCAGAATTGGTTCTAGCAGGGCAGGGCTGCGCTCTAGTAACTGCACCAATCTCTAAGTACGCTTGGCACGCTGCAGGTCACTACTATCCTGGCCAGACTGAGAGGCTATCAGAGCTAGCTGGTGGTGCTGAAGCCTCGATGCTATTCACTGCTCGTTCTCCTAACAATGGCTGGAGGCTAAATACCCTGCTTGCAACAACTCACATTCCTTTAGCAGAGGTTCCAGCACTTCTAAATCCTATGCTCATACATAACAAACTAGATGTGTTGCTTGCCTTCTGTCGCCGCTTCCGTGATAAGCCCCATCTGGCTATAGCTGGCCTCAATCCTCATGCAGGTGAGCAGGGTCATCTCGGGCGCGCCGAAGTGGACTGGCTCCACAATTGCCTTGATAAGTGGCGCAAGAGCCATCCTGAGATCCAGCTTGATGGCCCTATATCACCAGACACTTGCTGGCTTTCTGCAGGGCAAGCCTGGCATGCAGCTAGATCAGCTTATGTTGACAACGCACCCGATGGCCTATTGGCCATGTACCACGATCAGGGTCTGATCCCTGTGAAACTCTTAGCTTTTGATGAAGCAGTGAACACCACGCTGGGCTTGCCCTTCTTGCGCACTTCACCAGACCATGGCACAGGATGTGATATCGCTGGACAGGGTCTTGCCCGGCCCAACAGCATGGCAGCAGCAATGATGACAGCTTGGGAACTTACAGCACCAGCAGCAGCGTTTCCCTAAATTCTATCTACATTTAGCTGGGAAAGTTTAGGAGGGCTTGATACGCATCAACACCTGTCCAAACTCGACCGGGGTGCCATTGTCGACCAATATTTCAATGACCTCGCCACTGACCTCAGCTTCAAGCTCGTTCATAAGCTTCATTGCCTCTAGGATACAAATGGTCTGACCGACGTTAATACGGCTTCCAATCTCAACGAAAGCTGGTTCTCCCGGAGCCGGAGCCCGGTAGAGAGTTCCCACCATGGGAGCAGTGACATCAACCAAGTCAGCACGAGCTCCGGCTCCGGCAGGTGGTGGAGCACCAGCTGCTGCAACTTCTGGAGCTAAGGGAACTATTGGCGGGACAACACTGCTGACGGGAGACATCGGCAATGTTGAAGCCACTACGGCAGGAGCAGGCAGGTTCCTCTTGATCTCAAGCAGGAAATCTTCCCCCTCGAGGCGAAACTCCTGGATGTCACTCTCACCGAGAGCCTCAAGCAGGCGATGGAGCCTATCGTGATCAAGCTGCATGGCGATTAGTTCTCGCGGCCAAGATAGGTGTTGTTGCGTGTGTCGACTTTGATCTTCTCGCCCACTGAGAGGAACAGTGGCACCATCACCTGAGCACCGGTCTCGAGGATGGCGGGTTTTGTGCCGCCTGTAGCTGTGTCCCCTTTGACACCTGGGTCTGTCTCTGTAATTTTCAGCACGACTGAATTGGGGAGCTCTACTTCCAGAGGGCGGTTGTTCCAGGAAACAACATTGACCTCCATACCCTCCTTTAGGTATTTGCAGCTTTCACCTATCTGTTTGGCTGTGAGGCGTGTCTCCTCATATGAGGACATGTCCATGAAGACATAATCCTCAGCCTCCATATAGGTGTGCTGTAGTGTTGCCTTCTCGAGAATGGCCTGTGGCACCATCTCGCCAGCCCGGAAGGTTTTCTCAACAACACTGCCAGACTGAACTGACTTGAGCTTGGTTCGGACGAAGGCAGATCCCTTGCCTGGTTTCACGTGCAAGAACTCCACCACACGCCAGACAGCACCGTCAAGCTCGATCGTGGTGCCTGTGCGAAAGTCGTTGCTGGAAATCATCCCCGCAGAACGATTCGGGGGGATTATAAGAGCTATGCCAAAGTCCAGGCAGCACAGGGATTTCGATGGCCTCTCCCCGCGTCGTTAACGCTCTATTGGTAGTTGTCACTGCCCTGAAACTTTTCTGGTGGACGTCACCAGTCTTGGCAGGCCTACCTCAGGGCAATGCAGTTAAGGACCCTGAAGCGATCCTGCGGGATGCACTGCCTTTCAATCAAGAAAATCTGCGTAGGCTACAGCATCAAATCGAGGGCACCAGCAATGACCTTCGCGCTAAGCGCTGGGGAGCTCTCGTCAAGTCAGTGAAACAAGGCCAAGATCTGTTGGGCGCTAGCGGTAGCCAGATTCTTCAGGATATCCCAGCGAACCATCAGCAGATGGGACAGCAGCTTTTGGAGGAGATTGCTGCTGACCTCGAAACCCTTAGCCAGGAAGCTAGCTCTGAAGACAAGTCCTCATTTATTTCTTTGCGACGGACCACATTGCGTCGTATTGGAGAGCTGGAGAACTTGCTAGTAAATGGCATAAGTTTTACTATTCCAGAAGATTTTGATGACCTACCGCGTCTTCTTGGACGTGCTACAGTATCTATAGAAACCACTCAAGGCCAATTGACTACTATTGTTGATGGCTTCAATGCTCCACTAACTGCTGGAGCATTTGTTGATCTGGTAGAGAAAGGATTCTACGATAATCTCCCATTCACTCGAGCTGAAGACTTCTACATTCTCCAGACAGGAGATCCTGAAGGTCCTGCGATCGGCTATGTTGACCCGGCTATGGGTGTTGAACGTCATGTCCCTTTAGAAATCAGTATCCCTGGTGAGCCGGAAATCTTTTATAACCAAACCTTTGAAGATCTCGGCTTTTACAAAGCTACCCCAACACTTCCCTTTGCCACTCTTGGCACCCTTGGCTGGGCACATTCTGACCAAGCTCTCGATGACGGCTCCTCGCAATTCTTTCTATTTCTCTATGAGGCTGAGCTAACGCCAGCAGGTCTCAATCTTGTCGACGGCCGTAACGCTGCTTTTGGTTATGTAGTAGACGGTTTCGATGTACTGGAGCAGATTGGCGTTGACGATCGCGTACTTGCTGCGAAGGTGGTAGCTGGGCAGGATAATTTTAGGCCTCATGCTTAGGAAAGCTTGCCACAATGGAAACCTTAGCTGATTTAGGCGAGACAGAGCTGCTGCAACGACTTAAATGCTATGCACCTCCTGGCCAGTTTAGCGACGACACTGCCCTAATAAATACTGGGGCAACAGGTTTGCTAGTTAACTCTGATGTTCTAGTCGAGGGGATTCACTTCAGCAACTGTACCGTGCCGCCCTGTGACTTAGGCTGGCGCGCTGTGGCTGCTAATGTTTCCGACCTTATTTGTAGCGGAGCTGATAGTGTGATTGGTATTACTGTTACTCTTGTAGCTCCACCATCAACACCCTGGTCTTGGGTTGCATCAGTTTATGAAGGATTACAGCAGGCTTTAAAAGTCTGTAGTGCTGAACTTTTAGGGGGAGACTGCTCAGCAGGAAAAGAGAGATTGTTAGCAGTTACCGCGCTAGGCAAAGCTGGACTGCTGCATCTACATCGTGGGCGAGCACGCCCTGGTGACATGCTGGTAACAGCAGGTCCACATGGTCTTAGCCGCCTTGGCCTTGCCCTGCTCCGATCGGAAGTGTTACCACAGGGAACCACAATACCAGAGAATCTTCGATGTGAGGCTATCCGAGCACATCGTCGACCATCAATCAATCTAGACTTGGTTCAAAGTTTACTGGTGACTCACCCGCCAGGGTTGCCCTGGAGATTAGCTGGTACTGATAGCAGTGATGGTCTCCTGAAAGCAGTTCGCAGTATTTGCCACAGTAGTAGATGTCAGGCCGTTCTGAATCGGTCATGTCTGCCACGAGCATCAGGCTGGCCCGCTGGTGGTATTTGGGACCATTGGTGCTTAGAAGGTGGCGAGGATTTTGAGCCAGTGTTGAGCTTGCCACCAAGCTGGGCTGAAGCATGGCTTTGTGATGTTCCTGACGCAGTCTGCATTGGCTCAATGCAGACTGGACCTGCCACAGCTATTTGGACTAGTGGTGAAGAGTTAGCTGATAATCTCAGTTTCCGCCACTTTCAGTAACTCAGCTAGGTAGCTATTTCCAATTACGCGCAACAATCTCTGCTAAGTCTACAACACGCTGGCTGTATCCCCACTCGTTGTCATACCAAGAGAGAATCTTGACTTGGTCACCCCCCATGACCTTAGTAAGTTCGGCGTCAACAATTGTTGATTCGTTGGCACCGGCGTGGTCTGTAGAAACCAGTGGTAGTTCGCAATATTTAATTATGCCTCTCATACCATTTTGTGATGAAACTTTTAAGGCCGTGTTTACTTCATCCGTAGTAGTAGTGTGACTTACACTAAAGACCATATCGACCAGGGACACATTAGGAGTAGGCACTCGTAAGGCGAGACCATCCAGTTTGCCTTTGACTGCTGGGTAAACTAGAGCAACAGCCTTTGCAGCTCCAGTAGTGGTAGGGACTATGTTCATGGCTGCTGCTCTGGCGCGACGTAGGTCGCGGTGACTAGCATCGAGTATGCGCTGGTCACCTGTATAGCTATGCACAGTTGTCATCGACCCCTTAACAATGCCAAATTTCTCGTCAATGACCTTGACAATGGGAGCCATGCAGTTAGTGGTGCAA
Coding sequences within:
- a CDS encoding thiamine-phosphate kinase, which codes for METLADLGETELLQRLKCYAPPGQFSDDTALINTGATGLLVNSDVLVEGIHFSNCTVPPCDLGWRAVAANVSDLICSGADSVIGITVTLVAPPSTPWSWVASVYEGLQQALKVCSAELLGGDCSAGKERLLAVTALGKAGLLHLHRGRARPGDMLVTAGPHGLSRLGLALLRSEVLPQGTTIPENLRCEAIRAHRRPSINLDLVQSLLVTHPPGLPWRLAGTDSSDGLLKAVRSICHSSRCQAVLNRSCLPRASGWPAGGIWDHWCLEGGEDFEPVLSLPPSWAEAWLCDVPDAVCIGSMQTGPATAIWTSGEELADNLSFRHFQ
- a CDS encoding type I glyceraldehyde-3-phosphate dehydrogenase, which produces MTLRVAINGFGRIGRNFMRCWLSRGRETDIQVVGLNDTSDPKTNSHLLTYDTMLGQIRNADIGYTDNSIIANGNEIKCFSDRNPLNLPWKEWGIDLVIESTGVFNTDEKASLHLQAGAKKVILTAPGKGDGVGTFVVGVNADQYRHEDFDILSNASCTTNCMAPIVKVIDEKFGIVKGSMTTVHSYTGDQRILDASHRDLRRARAAAMNIVPTTTGAAKAVALVYPAVKGKLDGLALRVPTPNVSLVDMVFSVSHTTTTDEVNTALKVSSQNGMRGIIKYCELPLVSTDHAGANESTIVDAELTKVMGGDQVKILSWYDNEWGYSQRVVDLAEIVARNWK
- a CDS encoding peptidyl-prolyl cis-trans isomerase, with translation MASPRVVNALLVVVTALKLFWWTSPVLAGLPQGNAVKDPEAILRDALPFNQENLRRLQHQIEGTSNDLRAKRWGALVKSVKQGQDLLGASGSQILQDIPANHQQMGQQLLEEIAADLETLSQEASSEDKSSFISLRRTTLRRIGELENLLVNGISFTIPEDFDDLPRLLGRATVSIETTQGQLTTIVDGFNAPLTAGAFVDLVEKGFYDNLPFTRAEDFYILQTGDPEGPAIGYVDPAMGVERHVPLEISIPGEPEIFYNQTFEDLGFYKATPTLPFATLGTLGWAHSDQALDDGSSQFFLFLYEAELTPAGLNLVDGRNAAFGYVVDGFDVLEQIGVDDRVLAAKVVAGQDNFRPHA
- a CDS encoding 4-hydroxythreonine-4-phosphate dehydrogenase PdxA, giving the protein MPSQLSNSNHCDQRIVVALGDPAGIGMEVTLRALAPHNGLDINQSPLLVGCRRSLERCHNRLRKLGVEAIAEPNTLETLDLPLEGPVLPGKLSATSGAASFRWLTCAAELVLAGQGCALVTAPISKYAWHAAGHYYPGQTERLSELAGGAEASMLFTARSPNNGWRLNTLLATTHIPLAEVPALLNPMLIHNKLDVLLAFCRRFRDKPHLAIAGLNPHAGEQGHLGRAEVDWLHNCLDKWRKSHPEIQLDGPISPDTCWLSAGQAWHAARSAYVDNAPDGLLAMYHDQGLIPVKLLAFDEAVNTTLGLPFLRTSPDHGTGCDIAGQGLARPNSMAAAMMTAWELTAPAAAFP
- a CDS encoding elongation factor P, whose product is MISSNDFRTGTTIELDGAVWRVVEFLHVKPGKGSAFVRTKLKSVQSGSVVEKTFRAGEMVPQAILEKATLQHTYMEAEDYVFMDMSSYEETRLTAKQIGESCKYLKEGMEVNVVSWNNRPLEVELPNSVVLKITETDPGVKGDTATGGTKPAILETGAQVMVPLFLSVGEKIKVDTRNNTYLGREN
- a CDS encoding acetyl-CoA carboxylase biotin carboxyl carrier protein; this translates as MQLDHDRLHRLLEALGESDIQEFRLEGEDFLLEIKRNLPAPAVVASTLPMSPVSSVVPPIVPLAPEVAAAGAPPPAGAGARADLVDVTAPMVGTLYRAPAPGEPAFVEIGSRINVGQTICILEAMKLMNELEAEVSGEVIEILVDNGTPVEFGQVLMRIKPS